AGGTACATTATACATTTTAAGGACAATATGTTAAGACcatgatagatagatatatagatatatagatggatagatagatggatagatagatagatggatagatagttatatggatagatagatagaaataatgttaaaaaataaaatgtagccATTAACCAATTTATATAATGTGACATGAATGTGAAATAAATttgcttcttcatttatttatcttggtattaatttccttattttatTTACTCTCCTGTTtagttttcccttttatttgtttagtgtatttatttttattaatttttaaatgtatttcttgcattcattttttatttttatatttattttaaatgtgtgtatttatttatgtatttatacatttatatatctatttctgcacaatttcccctttgcatttcacctctTACTAATTTcctcaaacttatttatttattatcattttctttacacatttttttatgcatttctgtctCATTATCTAAAGTGAGTAGGGTTTGtagagaagaaaaaataaacagacaaagtcaatttatgtcacattttatcaattaattaatggctacatttatttttaataattaattttgctccatttatttatttatcaagtcatttatgttagattttggcaggttccctttctcatgtgtttgtcaAGATTCAGACTGAAAGGTTCATCAAGGCTCATAAATGTAGCTTTGGTTTCACTAATTCAAGCTAGAAAGTACCTTCAATCACTCCTCTGTACCACTGACATCATGGTTGTACAACGTCTGcatttcttcaaaataaaacaaaacagttttccACTTGGTTCTCCTCAGGCTGAACGAGGAGCTGGAGCCCAGATGCTGCCTGGTtctggaggaggacgagggcTTCAGCGACTGGAGTCACAGGTTGGAGAATCGTACTGAGCAGGAGGTGCAGGACAACTGCAGGACCCGGGTGCAGAGACCTTCAACACAACAGTGGAAACCAGAGCCCAAAGAGAAGAAACAGCAGgagggtgaagaggaggagggatgtgAGCCAGAACGAAGCAGTTGGTCACAGGAAGCTTCAACGACACCTCCAGAGAAGGTACACCGCCACCTAACAGAACAATACAGCCAATACTGGGGCTTTCAGGTGGATCTTGTCTGTATTGTTCTGGATCTGTCCCAGTCAATTTGGCCCAGTCTCACCACGTCAACATTTTagaggagacactacaggtgatagagtaaaaaaattaactaattGATATCACCAtgaacttccccagttgattacgtTCATTAAGACGGTTGTTTTATtgattacaagttttctgaaatttcatgttctaaatatacaaatgaggcattatccaACTTTTGTTGACTTAGGAGAAATCTAGAGACGCAAATTAACAAGTAgtgaaataaacacctaaatgtatattttggatgtttctttccactagtctgaaagaagactgTTATGGAATCAAAATACCCCTAAACAATATCCATTGtatcaggatgaattgtaaaacCTAGAGGGGGGGTTTTACTATAAGCTTTTTGGGGATTCTTACCCCTCCTGCACAgtctctgcttttgttttttatcacttCCTTTTGTGCTAATAACTAACTAAACTAGCTAACTAACAaaacaaatctcaaaattgaataggcatgaaaaacaatgttttttgcCTGAGGTGTCGTGCCTTCAAATTAATTTTTCAAATGTGGCTTTCTCAGTCGGTTTCGAGATGATATTACGATCTTTTTCTATCGCGCTGcaaaaaattgtttttgtctggaccgcagagggccagccctacaaacgcaaaagtcctgtcactgagtgatgaagttacagggaTTGGTTGGCCGACGGTTGGAGTTTACTCATTGGCCGTtgttctttcaaaatgaaaaggcgggaacagtcctcTGTTGTACGTTTTCAGGGGGGCATGTCAGCGGTTCCACTCACCAGCGTGAGTGCTCCTCTATCGgcgcatttccaccagatcctGTGATGGATAGCGTCTCAacgctttccattcatttccaatggaaagcaggagaagcagcgCCCCAGTGCATTGTGGGAGTGTGTGGCGAGTTGGAGggggtctgtatttgcataagTGTGAAAAATCTCAACTTATGCAAATGATACAGCGCGTTGTGTCTGTCTCACCAAACTTGACCAAGCTGTCAGACTATGGCGATCGTAGATTTTGTGGATTGTtgtagacggaataacagacaAGTTTACGAGCAAGAGCCAGCCAGTGttggtttcctgtttgaaaacgGCGAGCAGAGAACCAGGGTACCAATCAGATGCATTCCACGATGatgggtacgtcaccgcttgaataCGGctagttgagtggagcagcgtcCACTAGTGTCCTCACCGGACCCTGGTGGACGTGTACCGCtgtatttaacattatagacatgaccactgactatttgtgtgaTAATTAAGCCACagattcacagactgaccaacaCGGTCCAGACAGATACGTATAGTGGGGCGCTAAGCcgaaaatattcataacaactGTGCATTTTGTGATAAAGAAAACACGTTTGGCACAGATATAGGTTTATATGTTTATGAATATATATAGAAGTCAGGGCACTGCAAATTTGGCCCCTGAGGCCatggcagccatttttcaaaatagctgccaaatATGCACTAAATATTcaaaaatgttgcagaaaacagattttatgagtcttgatgatttccaaggtgtgttcaaactgattagatcagatgtcaggagaacacagacatgtttttttttccctctttatgttttaaaggtgctttttgaaaacttttaaactgagaaaaatgtgaaaagttCACCCCCTTACCTTCATGGTAGAATGATAACCAATACACCTATAGAATGGAAAGATCTTCCTTCAGCTTCCCATCACTATATTTCTCTATTCCGCAGTTTACAATTGAttccatttttattatcaatttcTTCGATGCCGTCCATGTTTTCCCCGTCCAAcgcatagcttcataacaacacatagcttcataacaacacatcaaaacaacacagagcTTCATAACAACGcataacacatagcttcataacaacgaataacaacacatagcttaataacaacacatcaaaacaacacagagcttcataacaacacataacacatagcttcataacatgcataacaacacatagcttcataacaacacagagCTTCATACAACACGcataacacatagcttcataacaacgcataacaacaacatcaaaacaacacagagcTTCATACACGcataacacatagcttcataacaatgCATAACAACGcataacacatagcttcataataATGCATAACAACAcaatagcttcataacaacacagggcttcataacaacacataacacatagcttcataacaacgcataacacatagcttcatacaACGCATAagaacacatagcttcataacaatgcataacaacacatagcttcataacaatgCATAACAACTGTAGGGATTTGCTGTAActggttttggttattagcaaattaattataaataatagaattattaatataataaagattatcataaacattaatataaacgggggcaccaccctggaatcagggaccaatgaccaaaatgttaatatagtctcattatatatgctaaactatcaatttggaacgtttattactaattaaattaataactataaccaaaatagatagtaaaggttgaaggatatcggagttcttgacatagcagaggctGCATTATTCACatcttgtacaacattaaagagaccagcatgtatttCACAAAcgtttatttacaagataataaagggtttaaaaacacaatattaatctaactaaataactaaactaaacaaccaaacacagtgagtgagtgaggtgagagtgagagtgagaggagagagagagagagacaagatggcttcttgtctcaagatgtctgtatggcctacagacaaaatggcgagcactgtaaaactacaaagatgggcgaatcaaagatggccgccagCATGTCCACCACATGAGCTCTTTTTTCttctgagcacatgtgctcaagaaggacagagagggggggggggagtgagtGTGGGGttagattatctgaagctgtatgtttatgttaactaattcacagtttctgtatgtatctttatgtgtgttagatatgcagtggggttagaaaaagatggttagtttgcaggCAAGACCTTgttatgtgaagcataaactaaaacACATCCGATGTGGCGAAGCCACCTACCCaaatatcaaatacaaataaatcaccacagtcaaactcaatgaataacattaaccaaatcaatacaggtacattctagaaatcaaaattgaacagtcttgctcagccatgtgcgattgctaatgctaaggtaaGCCCGTATGTTTACCAATcctggaagaaaagggtttggtAATTCCATGgggttgaagttgtggttccaagtcaaagatgtcgtctttgcTATGCTCCAATCAAgttgttgcttgaagttagtACAAAGGCAGGCTCTTCGCGTCGTCTGCCTTTTGGTTTCCTTGTGTTCCTATggatggctgtttcctaacaggccatagatCAGAAGCAGAACTACTTCCGGTttggagagcagcagctcacctctcgcaggtcaggagagatgaggagaatgAACAGAAGAgcggaaagaggaggaacaaagacattcctctggttttgttctgggTGATTTTCATACCTCTGTGTGAaatgctacagtagccaatggcGACTGAGCTTGGTCCACAGCCAATGGCTGCATACTCAAGATCCTGAGAGCAGAGTTCATTGTCTCTGCCACCAGAAATAGCAGGTCCCTacacaacacatagcttcataacaacgcATAACAAGACAGAGCTTCATAACAATGCATAACACAGGCTTCATACAACGCATAACACATAGCTTAAAagaaacacataacaacacatagcttacataaaaaacacataacacatagcttaaataaaaacacataacaacacatacagtagcttCATAGCAACAAATAgctcataacaacacatagcttaaataaaaaacacatacttCATAACACCACATAATTTCAATACAACACATCAgcttaaatataaacacatagcttaaataaaatcacatactgtacaacacACTCGCTTCatacaacacatagcttaaatCAAAatacatagcttcataacaacacattctGACTCATTTTTTAAAGGGATGGGGTtgggggacaggggatgttcaggggtagataaaaaaGTTCAACAATTTATGCCACATGACCGTGgagtacatcatctgaaagctgtgaacctgaaaatgaattgAGCTCAGCAGCTCAgcctgtgtgtcaagttgttctagtcattatgaaagtaaaaaatgtattaataaataagtaattaatcacacctttaaaaaataaagagggaaCCAAACCTGtttgtgatcttctgacatctgatctaatcagcttgatACACCTTGGAAATCACCAAGACTCATAAACCAGTTTTCTGCAACTCTTTATGGAATATTAAGTGCCTATTTGGCagccattttgaaaaatggcccCAAATTTGCAGcaccccgatatctatatcttttcaaaaacatataaacctacatctgtgccaaatgtgttgcttttatcgcaaaatacAGAGTTGTGCTTAACTGCCCCGCTAATACttggttttgaccgagtctttaTTGCAATCCAACAAGCCCTGAGAGTTTCACTGGGTCGGGTATCTGTTGTTTTCTGAATAGCTATTTTCAGTTTGAAATGCGCTGACAACCACTGaatggattaccatgaaatgtggctctgacattcatgttcccccttcaggatgaattgaactttggtgatcctgacttttcatctagaaCCACCATTAGGTCAAATATTAATTTTtccaaaaacaataattagCTACATGTTACTGTACACTAAGATGGTTAAAATGGTTAGCATTATACCTGCATGTTGATGTTAACATAGTACCGCTGTGCCGAAGAacttcacagagctgctaacatgGCTGTCAACTCTTAGTGTTGTTTAAATATTCAATATAAAGTGAAGGCAATAATCAtgacttatttacttatttgtttcTACTTCACCTtctattaatcatttatttacactGAAAAGACACAATAATTCTCAGGAGGCACTatcaaagcttcaaactctGTTATATATGATTCCATGAAGATGAAAACTTTCCAAGctcaatatttaatattaaccTGTAGCCTGAagttaatacttttacttctgtACCTTTCTGGCCCCATACTTTCATATTATCATGTAGAGTAATATGTTACCTGCTTTCTTTTGGTTCATTTTTAGACTTCCAGCAGCAGAAAGGAAATCAGGGACGTCATACAGCTCAACGTCTTCCTGTCCGCAGGACGCCAGGGCTGCAGCACGCCACAGGCCAACCAGCAGACAGGACTTCCTACCTAGTGGCCGGGACAATGAGGCCACGGTGTGTTCTCCACTCATTGTCTGGTTTTATCTCTATTTTCTTTCCCACTTTATCAACCAGTTAAAACATTTCCTCCACAGTGGAGTGGCCTGCAGGGTGGATGGGGAGgtgcagcaggaggagcaggaggagcaggaggaggagggccagGCTGCTCTGCAGAGGGAGTGGAGGCCAGCAGAAACCCGCAGAGCCCAGAGAGATAAGATGATCAGGAGGAAGAAGAACTGAGCTTCACACATGAAGAGAAGGAAAGATCTCCACCTCAGGATGGAGGGGAgacacagggaggaggaggaagaggaggagcacaACATACCAGGACAAGGTTTGCTTTCCAATAATACTGCTACTcttactactactgtactacctTACTGGCTACTGTACTATTACAGTACCTGTATTGTTTGCCCCCCGACCTAAAGATGACATTTGTCAGTTGGTTCGTCTTTCCATCGTCTATCATCTTAGTGCactacaaattaattttttgaAAATACCATCAAAATTggttattaaatatattattttataaactatACTCTAATTATTTTGGAGACTGGACTTTTTTGTCATGTTGGAATTTCTTGTTGACCAACACTGTTAGTCCATGGCAGGGTATCTTGAAAACTGATGAATTGTTGTCATGGATGTGAATTTACAGGGGGACCCAAACGCAGACTAACAGGCAGAAAAggtagtttttaaataaaatcaagcTTTAATAATCCAGCTGAAtaatcaaacaacaaaaacaaccaggcatcaagaaaacaaaaaaaatgcatggaggggaacaaagaacaaaaaacaaatccaacaaacaacaaaaaaccaaactgagaacaaaCCAAAAATCACCACCAGGGGAACATGAGGAACACCAGGATCAGGTCAGGAGGTAACAAGCAAAACGGAGGACCAGTTAAGACGGGGCTGGAGCGACAAACGAAACCGACAAAGTgacagaggggaacacacaggcttaaatacaagacgGTGATTAAACACAAGTGAAACAAAGTCAGGGCTgggcagacaatcacaaaggcgggaaaacaaacaaaggtaggaagtaaaaccagacaagacacaggaggagtgattacaaaataaaacaggaaacactggaatgagataatataaaagaaaccaagcccaacacaaaccaaaatcacattaaCATAACTAATAACGAGAGACAATCTAAACTtataacaaagagaaaaaagttcaatgctctggcacagccagaacatgacaatTGTGCTGTATATATTAatggttgtttttgttcactAGGTGATTTTTCTTCAGGCACCTCAATCACACAAAAATTTCTATTTATAcaccatactgtatataagaaactCTAATGGTGaaagtcggtgttaccggttttactttttttatactCGCCCACCACCCCAAGAGtcgtttttccttttttatagaaataaaacccatttagttaatttgcaCATATCAGCGCCCATGTTcatcaaattttaaaaatgtatttgtacaATACTaagcgtgttatcaatacatagttggaTGATGGACGCTACAATTATAAACTGAGAGTGAAAGCGCCTGCTTTGattagcaggagtcagattttcACACACTTATCACAGgacgagagagttgacagacaagatgatgaCGGGGGattttggtgtcaaagcgaaaaggaAAAGCatctatttggcaatatttgggatttaaacccaatgctaaaagggaaccataatgttaacGGCAATCTGTAAACTTTTGGTATGAAGCTGTgcagaggacggagcggtcacagccggtgtgcgcggcCCAGTGGCGCTGGGTGGAAACCGAAAAGCGAAAGCTTGACCGGAGAGGCCAAAAATACAGCCATTTACTGTTAAAGATCAGAGTGAGCATCTTTTCGTGTAATcagtaatcggtaacaccggtgttgtcacaagtttattaactggtgggaaaatttcctcaccatgacatccctagtgATCACATTCATGCTCCCCAGATGAGTAACTGTTTCCTTTTTATAAACTTCATGAGCATTATTCAGCATTATACTCAGGCTAAACTATCATTTCTGCTCAGATTTTTCAATCCGTTGGGCAGATTGCCATGAGATTTGTTGAGCACATTCAGACTTCCAAGCAGATAAACTTTTTTGATAATAAAGGTGCCCTTTGTTTTTAACAAAGTTTctatttacattcagtgttaccTACCAAAACACACTGCATGCATAATCAACAACAAACATGTTGAATcaatttccttcctcataaaacattagcaaaatgtattttattaaaagtttGAGATGCACTTTGTTTATAATCCATGTTTACTAGCTCTTCTCTACTCTTGTTGACGCATTGATGCATTTCTTGGCGCATTACTTCCAATGTagatcagtggaatagtgtgaaaccATCGTCAGGAATGTGGATCGCGTCACCCGCTTGCACGTGCATGCAAACAAGTTAAACAGGGACTCATTCTTAAAAACATTGCTCCATATAAAACATTGGAACAGCGTTGCCTGAATTAGTGATATCTTTTGAAATCATTTCTCAAAActtatcttttaaaaaaaaaatctttatgaTGCCAGCACTGGTTTTCAtgtcttttctgttttattgttattcatatttttatctTATTATTACTCTTGagtattttattccattttaattttgtatcaTTTTAATTGTCTGATTTTATCTGCCTCATTGCAGTCGTGAAATGATTTAATACTGGTTCAACCATGTAAAgcattttgtgattttattttaaaaagtgctgAATaaagtttcttttattttctttagttttattttactttattatagCGCAGCAGGGTGCCTTTAATGTCCACATGTGCCTCCATCAGGACaaacttattttctttttccctgttaaaagggttGTTTTTGTTAGTAAAGGACAGAGGTGTGTTGTATCTTGTACAGATTGTAatgccccctgaggcaaatttgggatttgggattttgggtgaaacaaataaaattgGCTTGACTTGACTTTACCTTCAAGACTGGATCTCTAAAATGTGGCCTCAAGTAGGAATTTTAAACTTTTACTCTTATTATTCATAAACACTTCTACTACTAAGTAGTGTGCTGCTGACATAATAGCAAAGTTTTGTTTCTCCCAGCGTGTCATAAAACATATAATCAAACACATGCGTGACTTTTAGAAAACTCACAGTCATAGAATTTGGCTTCAAATCTGAAAGTAATAAAGCCAAAGAATGCAGCTTTGGCTCGCTGGCTGCAGAAATGAGGCGCGCAGCCTGACGAAAGCAGCAATGATGTAAGATGTTGTAAACAAATTCCTACTTTTAGCATCAGGGGTTTTGCCAGTGTTTTATAGTCTTTTGCCACCGAGGTAATGCAGTAAAGGTGAGCAGCGTGAACACCCTTTTAAAGGTTttaaccaaaagaaaaaaaactgtacttGAGATTTTACTTTTCAACACAATAAGACCGCTACAGTATGATATTTTTATACCGAGTTATGATTGACTGCTTATGAAATGGTAACATTTGTTGACATTCGTATGCTTGTGTTGTCCTAGAGGttcatgtatgtttgtgttgtttctaGAGATCAGTGGAGAGCAGGAGGAGTGAGGAGGTGAGCAGAAGATCTGCAGCTTCTCTTTGCTGCAGCAGCGAAAGCGAGGAGCTGCTAAAACTACGGCCCCATGAGCCCAACATTCAAGGTATCTCATCAAACCAAAGGGGGTTTGTACAGTAAAGTTTTCCAGATTCTAATAGCATTGAAATGAACACCAGCATCAATAAGTGACTGTAGTGGAGATGACCGCACTCCCTGTCTCACAATGCTTTTGTTTCACCAAATAAAAGAGTTCATTTCAGTTAGGTTTAGTTAGTTCAAGTACTTCATTTTAAAGCTGCCATTTTGCAGCAGCATTTAACAACCTAGTTGAACAATTGGATAATCAGCCCTTTTCTAATGCAGTTAATTCCTCCACATGCTGTAAAATTCAGCAGCCGACTTAGGGCTGTCATGAGAACTGATACTTCCGTACCAAGACGAtcccaaaattctgaaaatgtgaaggTACTCATTTTTTTACAGTACCGTGGGCACAGTCAGGGCTCaagactaacggcgtcccggggacaatagtgagtttactgcttCCCAAATACATTTACTATCGATATGTCCAGGGGACCGCACCCgcatttttccctgataatgcgacattGTGAAACAATAAATCCAGTTTGAAATCGTCAGGGAGAGATCTAgttaacgttacctgttagcagccagtaagcagcacagtccttgcacggagctaacagctaaacgTTAACGGAAGGTGTcgttgatttacattatgatgtattcagactctattcagtaaaaatgagggTGAATTGGGtgaatgttatcatgatgtgtttaaatgtaatcttgtaacatatagtttttggaaaaaaaacttgaacaaatacagttgtttgacagtaatataaaataggtATTAgggagggaattatgacctgtttaacttcctgacAAATAACTGTATGCAAAccgtaataaaggagtggatgtggAAGTAAatggtatttattgttttactttttgttttttaccgtggtatcaaattggtattgagaatcgttgaatttcactggtattgatattgactactacatttctggtattgtgacatcccgaCAGCCAAAATAGGAACCCTGAAAAGGACT
Above is a genomic segment from Sebastes umbrosus isolate fSebUmb1 chromosome 2, fSebUmb1.pri, whole genome shotgun sequence containing:
- the LOC119478994 gene encoding uncharacterized protein LOC119478994, translating into MTPVRPPGPEPRSDPGPEAARRPAPESGPPIRSSPIHHVRVHQKKKLQQTAPAEPHQFDAQRSQEDAEGGGEGAKEESQGRRREESYEPLLARASQHNHPAHNTELNEELEPRCCLVLEEDEGFSDWSHRLENRTEQEVQDNCRTRVQRPSTQQWKPEPKEKKQQEGEEEEGCEPERSSWSQEASTTPPEKTSSSRKEIRDVIQLNVFLSAGRQGCSTPQANQQTGLPT